In Parabacteroides timonensis, the genomic stretch AAATTATTGTTGTACCCCCTTGACCACCCCAAGAATACCCATCTCCGCCACCGATACCGGCTCCCAAACTACCATTTGCAATAACATATCCTCCATATATTGTAACGTTATTTCCTCTTTGTGTATTATTTCCTCCAATGCCGGCGCTGTTTTGTCCACCAAAAGCTTTAACAATTCCTCCATAAATATAAACATTGGTACTGTTAATTGCTGTAATAAACTTAGTTGGTTCAAAAGTCCAATTACCATCATATATATAACAATCTGAACCTTTTATAAATGATGTACCGATAGATGAGCCATTATGTAAAAAGACTTTTCCATCAAAGATGCAATCATTAAATGTTCCATTTTTAACTGTTATCTCTCCAGTGAAAGTACAGTTTGTGAAGGTGCCACTTTTAATAATTACCTCCCTTCCAAAAGTACAGTCTGTTATTGTTACATCTTTAACTGTTACATTTCCGGTTATGTCAACTCCACTTCCTTTACCTTTAGCCGTTACACTTCCTCCCTTTATATGAACAATACCATTTATTCCATTTCCTCCATTATCTCCATTAGCCACTACACTCCCCCCGGAAATGTCAATCGTTAAATGACTCAATCCTTCTTTTGCATTTTTACCAATGCCATCACTAGGTTTACCAAACATTGCAGACGCTTCCCCACCATTGGCCATCACATTACCACCTTCTATCTTTAGTGTCGCATTGCCTTCTTCCTGAGGATTTCTACCGATACCGGCACCGGCATAGCCTTCCCAATCACTATTATCTCCCCCAGTCACCGTCAGCGAATGTCCATCCGATTCTGCTGTTATTATCAAATTACTACCATTCGATAGATGAATACCGGCTACTGCCTTTCCGCTGGTAAGTATACTTGTACCGGCAAGCGTCAAATTAAGCGTTGCATTTTCTTTCAGATCAATAGCTGATTTACCATCTACATTCGACAGGTTTATATTTATACTATTTAATACAATATTTGCCGTCACCCCTTTCTTTACAATAATATTATTCGTTGTAGTAGTCCCGGAGATTGTTAATTTTGTACTTGTCAGGATAGTACATGTGTTATTCTCATACTTGTAATCAGTTGCGGACGTTCCCCCTTCAATAGTAAAATCAGTCCCTCCTGCCGACAGAGATAGGGGCAGAAACAGGATTGTGAAACATAAAATAATCAATTTCATAATATTAAAGTATATAAAATAAAGTTCTTTCTATTTGTGTAACCGGATTGCCTTTTTTGTTGGAATGATAGCCACGGACAGCTTATTTCAACAAGATCTTCTTACCTTTCTGACCTTCAAAGATGATGACATAAACACCAACTGCAAACCCTTCAATATAAGTATCTCCTACCGAAAGCTGCCGGCTGAGAAGCAGGCGCCCAACAGTATCAGTCAGATACATGCGCGTTGCATACGGCACCGTCACACAAAGGATACCGTCGGATGTTGAAATACCGAAGCCTGAAGACAGTGAAGCATTCGCGGTATCATTATCTGGAATGATACCGGAGATTTCGATATTTATATCCTCACGAATATACTGAATGATATATTTTCCGTCAGACATACGCGGCGTTATCACATCACCATCAGCTGTAACTACCGGTACAGAGCTTTCGCGATAACCATCCTCTATTGCAAGATAGAAACCGAAGTCATCTCTTTCTTTTACCTCATGGCGATCAGCCGGAGGATTGGTTATTGCACCTTCAATAGCTGGAAGAGTAATGGTATAATAGACCGGAGTTGGATCAACAGACTTTTCTTTAAACATAGCTGTTACCGTTACATCACTTTCAGGCATAACGAATCTTTTATTAGTGATGGGAATAGTTGCTCCATCAGACAACTGAGTATAAAACAAAGACTCGAGTTCGTATCCACTAGCAGGATTAACCTTTAAGATAATGGTTTCTCCTTCGGTCGCTTTCTCTTTATCCGCTGTGACTGTACCGTTTACTATCGAAGAAGCGATAGTTATATTATGTTGCTCTTTGATGCTGAATGTCCAATCAGGATCGGTCAAGTCAGAACTTCTTATAGCATAGTTTAGAGAATAAAAACTAATTGATACTGTATATGTTCCCAAATCTTTGGGTAAACCATATACAGTATTTTTATCAATATCATAATAAGTGATATAAATATCAACATTAGCCATATTTTTATTCCTCACTTCTACTTTAGCCTCTTTTCCCTCACCATCATAAATCAGATTTTCCGGAGGTGTGAATATAAAATCCTTTGCATCTAAATAAGCTTTTTCTACATTTGGCCTAATATTTCTTATTACTTGATGTAGACTTTCATTATAGCCACTTATGTTGCTCCAATCATAATTTATATAATCTTTTATTTCATAATAAGCCGGATATCCATCCCAAAACCAAACTTCCGGTAGGGTATTTCCATCTTTCCACTCCCACCCATCAGTAATTTTTATCTCAGATAGCTTTACGCCATAAGTCACTAGCTCGGGCGATATCACTTTTGGGTCATCCAACTTACTTACAAGTAAAGGATTCACAGTTACGGATAGATTTTTTGAAACCACCTTATAGTTACTTATATCCGCAGGTGTAAAGATTGCGGCAAATGTATTCACACCGACAGAGCCTACCTCTATCTCTATGTCTGATTCATTCCATGTCCATCCCGTAGGTAATTGAATATCACTTAATTTATCTTTATAAGTCGCCGTTGGATCAGGATCTGTATATTCGGGAGCTTTAGTTCCTTCAGCCGGAATAATAGTCAATGGTACATCAACTTTGTCAGATGTCTTACTCTCACTACTTCCTCCATACTGAGCAGTTAATGTATAAGTACCTACATTGAGTTTATTTGCATCAAACACAAATTCATATTCACCATCTGCGATAACGTCTTTCTCGTCAGACAATAAAACAGTCTTCTCTTCATCTATTAATGTCAGTTGCACGCTGTTCATAGCGGCACTACGGGTTTTTGTTGCTTTATTTGTCACCGTTAATATTACTGTTAGATTGTCTGTACCGTAAATCATTTCATAATTAGATGAATTAAAAGCAACAGAAGAGTTCTTGTCGGGTGTTGATAAAGAACCACTATCAAATATAAAATATCCTTTACCAGCTCCATCGCCATCTACACCATCCGATTTATAAGTCGCTTGATAAGTCGTAATATTATTATCACTTGTACGCACTGTTATTGTATGATCTTCTCCTGTCATATAAAGATATAACTTATTATATCCATCATGAT encodes the following:
- a CDS encoding InlB B-repeat-containing protein → MKLIILCFTILFLPLSLSAEGTDFTIEGGTPVSDYEYKNDTCTILTSTKLTISGTTTTDNIIIKKGVTANIVLNSINISLSNVDGKSAIDLKENATLNLTLTGTSTLTSGNAVAGIHLSNGSNLIITAESDGHSLTVTGGNNSNNNGYSGAGIGKNPQEEGNATLKIEGGNVTANGGEARGYRGTSGDGIGKNVKEGLSHLTIDITGGSVVANGGYSLWTSYGGNGINGIVRIKGGSVTARGKSSGFDITGNVTIEGGTITDCVFRVEVIIKSGTFTNCTFYGETTVQGGTFTKCRFERVAIIKSGTFTNSYFGGETTVLDGTFTNSTFSGKSFLMNKGTINNTDGNNISAKNITIQGGTIEIQLPQKNNTTSAIEGENILISGGNINVKGGSDPDNANGGAGIKVHKNNTLTITGGYLCIEGGRDCAGIGGRKENDCGTVIIKGGTIKVIKGPSGGSSSIGGGYANENNGTLNIAGGSLYTSGDINATIENGVLLGITPDIANATDVSVDGKPYYISGNHDGYNKLYLYMTGEDHTITVRTSDNNITTYQATYKSDGVDGDGAGKGYFIFDSGSLSTPDKNSSVAFNSSNYEMIYGTDNLTVILTVTNKATKTRSAAMNSVQLTLIDEEKTVLLSDEKDVIADGEYEFVFDANKLNVGTYTLTAQYGGSSESKTSDKVDVPLTIIPAEGTKAPEYTDPDPTATYKDKLSDIQLPTGWTWNESDIEIEVGSVGVNTFAAIFTPADISNYKVVSKNLSVTVNPLLVSKLDDPKVISPELVTYGVKLSEIKITDGWEWKDGNTLPEVWFWDGYPAYYEIKDYINYDWSNISGYNESLHQVIRNIRPNVEKAYLDAKDFIFTPPENLIYDGEGKEAKVEVRNKNMANVDIYITYYDIDKNTVYGLPKDLGTYTVSISFYSLNYAIRSSDLTDPDWTFSIKEQHNITIASSIVNGTVTADKEKATEGETIILKVNPASGYELESLFYTQLSDGATIPITNKRFVMPESDVTVTAMFKEKSVDPTPVYYTITLPAIEGAITNPPADRHEVKERDDFGFYLAIEDGYRESSVPVVTADGDVITPRMSDGKYIIQYIREDINIEISGIIPDNDTANASLSSGFGISTSDGILCVTVPYATRMYLTDTVGRLLLSRQLSVGDTYIEGFAVGVYVIIFEGQKGKKILLK